The sequence below is a genomic window from Anaerobranca californiensis DSM 14826.
CTTATCCGGGTAAATCCGGGAAGTGTGTTAATTTCATTTAACCAGATATTTCCTTGATGATCATAAAAGAAATCTACTCTTGCTAAACCGCAACAGTCTAACGCCCTAAAAGCCGCCTTTGCTAATCTTTGTATTTCCTTTTCTACCTCTGAAGAAATTTTAGCTGGAATGATTATTTGGGAGTTATCATCGATGTATTTGGCATTGTAATCGTAAAACTCATTTCCCGGTATTATTTCTCCAACTGTAGATACAAAAAGCTCATTATTTCCTAGCACACTACATTCTAATTCCCTAGCTATTAACCCTTTTTCCACCACGATTTTTAAATCATACTGAAGGGCTAATTCCACACCCCTCAATAAATCTTCGCTATTTTTAGCTTTAGTTATTCCTACACTAGAACCTAAATTTGCTGGTTTGATAAATAAAGGATAGCCAAAACTTTCAATTTGCTCAAATAGTAAATCCTTTTCCCTTTCCCACTGATATTTATTAAATGTAATGTAAGGACCTACTGGTAGTCCCTTTTGAGTAAAAATTGTTTTCATCATCCCTTTATCCATACCAACGGCAGAACCTAAAACCCCACTACCAACATAAGGAATATTTAAGATTTCCAATAATCCCTGTAAACAACCATCTTCTCCATAACTGCCGTGGATACAAGGAAAAACTACATCTATAGCTAATTCTTGCCAACCATCATCTTTTTTTACCATAAAGCCCCTGTCTTTACCAAAAAGGCGGATAGATAAAGGGTGCCCAAAAACTTCTCCCTGCAACAGTCCTTCTCTAACATTAGGACCAGTAAACCATTGTCCATCTTTGGTGATTCCAATGGGAATGACATTGTATATTTCCTTATCTATCATATCCATAATATATTTTGCTGACTGTAGAGAAACTTCATGTTCTCCAGACCGTCCTCCAAAAATTACTGCTACATTTTTCACTACATAACTCCTCCTTTTCCTTTTACAACCATTATATTATCACCGGTCAGAAAAAACACCTTTTTTTATTAATTTCAGCAGCTCACCATTAACTTCATTGTACAAAATTGCAGTAAAAATTACAATACTACCTATTAACTGCTGTAAAGTTAACCTCTCCCCAATCAAAAGGTAAGCAAAAATTGCCCCAAATACCGGTTCTAAAGTAAAGATGATGGCAGCCCGCTGTCCACTTACCTTTTTTTGCCCAATAGTTTGCAGTACAGTACTTAATATGGTGGCAAACAAAGCTAAATAAAATAGTTCTAAAACTACTGTAAAATTACCTATTTTAGGAGGCCCGTCAAAAATCAAAGCTAAAACCCAGCCAATAACACCTACCACCACAACTTGTACAACTGTATAACAATAAGTATTTCCTTTATTGGCGATTTTATCTAACACAAAAATATAGCCGGCAAAACATAATGCACACAAAAGAACTAAAAAATCTCCATAATTTATACCATAGGGTAAATCCCGTTCAAAACTCAACAAAGCTGTACCTAAGATGGCAAAAAATACTGCAAAGATTGTTTTCCTTTTAACTTTAATTCCAACTAAACTATCGAAAAAAGGAACGAAAATCACTGCTAAACCTGTCAAAAAAGCACCCTTTGCAGCAGTTGTGTATTTTAAACCGGTAATTTGAAAAATCAGCCCACCAGCTAAAAGAAGTCCTAATATTATACCACCTTTAATTTCCCCTTTGTTTATCCCCTTTATTTCCTTCCAAAAAATTAAAAAACCTAAAAGGGTAGCCATGGTAAATCGGACGGCAATTAAAGAAAAGGGAGATAAGCTCTCTAAAGCTGTTTTCAGCACAGCAAAAGTCGTTCCCCAAATTATTGTAATAAAAATCAATAGAAGTTCTCCACCAAACTTCACAAAATCACCTCAGTCCTAAAGTCTATAAAATATATTCAATTTAGAAAAGGAAAATCCTCCTTTGACAAAATTTTTTCTATAGTAGTTTTTACACTTTCTTTACACATTGTTGATTATTATCATAAATTTTTGAGATATAATAAGGTTAAAGATGAGGAGGTGTTAAAATGAATAAAAAAATTGTCATTACTGTTTTAGTGCTAAGTATTTTTGTGGTAGGTTTAGGTTTTGTTTCTGCACAAGAAACAGAAGAAGGTACTAGGTTCTTTAATAGAAGGAATTTAAACCTTAGGTTTGGTATGAAAGAAGGACAATGTACTAATCTACTAGATGACCAAGAAAGGCTAGAAAAAATTGCAGAACTAAAAGGCATGACAGTTGAAGAGTTACAAGAATTCCTAGCAGAGAAAAGAGAAAAGATGGAAAATGGAGAAAATCTCCAAATGAGAAGAATGAAGGGTTTTAGAGGTAGAATTGGTAATGGCCAAATTATTAACAGACTTTTAGAAGATGAAGAATTACTAAAAGAATTTGCAGAGAAAAAAGGTGTTTCTGTAGAAGAATTAAAAGAGTGGTTAGAAAAAGCACCATTTTTAAACAGAAATTAAATTACCCCCTCTATTATATTGGAAAAGGAGCCTAACTATACAGGCTCCTTTTTAATGTATAACTGATAAAGTGACTTGAAATACTGAACACTTTCTAAAACTGCACAATATTTATCTACAAATACTACAACAAAGGTTTCCTTGTACTTTGGCAATTTAATTGTTAAAGGCCACATATGTTTTTTTATGATATCTTTTTCTTTGTCATTTAATTTAAAGTATTTGTTTGCATTATCTAATGCGATATTAGGATGGACAAATCCATGAAGTCCATTATAGGGTTTTTCTTTATGCCAATCATAGAGGAAAAAGTCGTGGAGCAATCCACCCCTAGCTGCAGCACGGGAATCAAAACCTAATTTCTTACATACTAAAAAACTAATATAGGACACTTCTAAACTATGTTCTAGGCAGTTTGTATCACCATGCTGGATAAAGTTGACCATCGATTTCACCATTTCATGATCTATTAAATCACTAATACATTCTTGATATTCTTCAAGATAAGAATTTGTTTTTAAGTTCACCTTTGATTTTATCAACTTTTTCATTTAAAATACTCCTTACATCACGATTTAGTATCCCTGAATTTATGTTTAATAATTTAGGAAATGCCATAAAAAACCTTTTATACCTGATAATTTTTTCAGAATATTTATTTAAAGAAGTTTTAGAATAGTTTACTATTACTTTCCTTAAATCTAGTACAGCAATTACTGAAACTGTTGTATCAATTAAAAAATATAGCAAAATAAAGATGGCAATGTAATCTTTCATTGACAATGGTAAAGAAAGAAGGGCTTGTGAAATAATAGGATGTACTACCTTAATCAAAAGATACGCTAAAATCCCCCATAAAAGGGAGTACTTTAAACAGACATATCCCATAAGATTTAAGTAATTATCACTATAATCCCACCACTTACTATTGAACAATTTTTCTAGGGCAAAGCCAGTAATAAATTCTAAAATTGTTACTAAAACAGTGGCAAAAAATACACTTAATAATAAAGATATTAAAGGATCAGTAAAATTGCTGCTAATCCATCTTGAACAATATAGGATGGATATAGCACCAAAACCATAGATAGGGCAAAAAAAACCATTTAAAAAACCTCTATTGATAAACCTTCCTTTTTTTACACTGGCAAATACCGTTTCCAATACCCATCCCAAAAATGAGTATACTGTAAATAATAATAGATAATGGGAAAACCAGCCCATATACATCCCCCTCTCGTATAGTTTGTATTTTATTCAAATAATATTCCAACGGCATTTAATGTTTCCCCTGGATTATCTCCATTATCCAATATCTCCTGAATAGCCGTTCCCAACACAGCACCTAAAATTAATTTTGATAAAGCTTTAGGTGAATACCCTTTAATTTCCTTTATTTGCAGATTATTGATAATATATTTTTCTATCATATTAGATAGTTCTTTAAACAACTCCCTTAACAATTTACTAAATGCCGGTGACCAAAGGGCTAATCCTGTAAAATCATACAATAATTTAAAAAGCTCTGGATTGTGATTTAGTAGTTTTTTAAAATATTTAGTCAAAGATAAAATCCTTCCTTTAGGAGTTTTTTCCCTTTTTAAAGATTCTTCGATTTCTTGAAGATATTTGTTAGTCATCATCTTTACTACTTCTTTAAACAAACCTTCTTTATTTTTAAAATAATAAGTTAACTGACTTAGGACAACACCTGCTTCATCGGCAATATCTCTCATGGAAACATTAGCGTATCCCCTAGAAGACAGACACTTAAAGGCAGCTAGCAATATTTTTTCCGATTGATTTAGCTTATCATTTTCTATAGTCATTTTCCCACCTCCTCAATTCGGACGTACGTACGATTTACTTTAAAAATAACAACTTTTTTCCATTTTGTCAATTCCTTAACTTAAAATAGACTTAAAAAAATCAGCCTAACCTCCAAGGGTTAAGCTGATTTTTTTAACTTTATTTTTTTAGCACTTCCTCTAAAAATTTGCCGTTTTCGTAAAACAGTTCTCCATCGGCGTAGATTTTACCGCCACTTCTCATATCACATAACATATCCCAATGGATAGCTGAGCGATTTTGTCCTCCCGCTTCCGGCATGGAATCACCGATAGCCATATGGATAGTTCCACCTATTTTTTCATCGAATAACATATTTTTTGTAAACTTTTGAATACCATAATTAGTTCCTATTGCCACTTCCCCGAAATACCTCGAACCTTGGTCAGTATCTAGTAGGGCGTGGAGGAGATCTTCACCTTTAGAAGCTGTAGCTTTTACCACTTTACCCTTTTCCACTTCTAAGTAAATATTCTCAATTTCTTTTCCAGCATAAATTCCTGGAAAAGAAAAGGTAATATAACCATCTATACCGTCTTCCACCGGGGATGTAAAGATTTCCCCATCGGGAAAATTCACTCTACCATCACAGTTAATCCACTTTCTACCCCCAATCTTTACTTTAATATCAGTATTTGGGGCTAAAATGTGAAGTTCCTTTTTGCCGTTTAAATACTCTACCCACCTTTGCTGCTGGGCACTGATTTCTTTCCATTGGGCTATAGGATCTTCTGCATCTAAAAGACCGGCACCGTAAACAAAATCTTCATATTCCCTTAATGACATGTTAGCCTCTTGGGCATCGGCATGGGTAGGAAACTGGGTACCACACCAACGGATTTCTCCCTTACCCATTTTTTCAGAAAAAATCTTTCTTAATTCACTGTTTCCCCTGACCTTTGTTTGAATTTTTTTAGGATCGATGTTTGAGTTTACCCTGGTATTTTCCGTTCCCCAAGCGGTTATAAATACATCGGCGTTATCCACCACTAATTTAAAGGAATCACTAGGTTTTAATAACTGTTCTTCACTACCTTCTTTTAGCAAAGTTTCTGCTATCTCAGGAATATTAACGTTATATTCCACATAAGCCCCTTTTTTTATAGCAGCCCTAGCCACTTCTGCTATAAAAGGGATTGCCACCGCTTCAGCAGAAATATAAACTTTTTCTCCTTTTTTTACTCCAGTGGAATATTCCACTAACAAATTGGCTAATTTTCGCAATCTAATATCAGCCATTCCCCCACCTCCTAAAAATTGCAAGCTGATATAATTATACTACATTTAATATTCTAAAACTACATTTTTTTCAAAAAATCCCTCATTTTCTCTTCTTCGCTTTTAATAATTCATTAAAAGTGTTTTTTTCTCCAGCTTCCCTTATTTCCTCTATTTTTTCCTTTTCCATATTTTTAGGAAATTTAATGTTTGGCCTAATCCTCCTAAACCCTACATCAAGGATAAAGGATAGCAAACTTAAGGATAAAAAGAATAGGGTTAAATCTCTAAGTCCCTTCTTTTTTTGATAAGGTGCATTAAAGACTTCGTAAGGTCTTTTTAAAATCCGTCCACCGGTAAGTTCCGCAATTTTCTTTAAAACATCTCCTGTATCCTTTAAATTGTCGATATTGTATTCCCTAGAGTAAGGAACGGTAAAACCATTGATATTTAAAGCAGTGATATTTTCCCCCTTAGTTCTAACTGTATTTAAAAAATAACTTCCTTGGGGTAGGGTTTCTATAATCCCTTTGTACTCCCTACTAGATACGGGAAAAATTTCAATTTTTTCCCTTTCTCCACCTTCTTTTACTAAAGTTGTAATTAACCTTTCCCCTTCTTCTAAGGGATTAGTTGTCATGACGATAACCTCTATCCCACTTCCCTTTAATTGGACATTAACCCCTAAATCTCCATAATTTTCTCTACCTACTACCCAGTTTAAGGTATCAAGCCAAAGAGAGGGAAAATCAGAACTTGATAACAAATTTTTTGTCCAAAGTCCATAACTGTCTGACGTAAAAGCCACTGTTTTTCCCAAACCATAATGAAAGCGGGCGTAAAGGGGATGGTTCCGATGGGTAGTTAAAATTTCTTCAGCACCGGGTTTTAAAGTAGTACCTATATAGCCATGTAACAAAGGTGCTCCACCTTTGAAGGGATTATAGGCAGGGCTAACCATTTTGGGGATAAAATCTTCTTCTATGATGTAATTTCCCGCAACCAGCAGTGTTTCCCTGGCAAAAACCCCTGGAAGATTTGCTACATTCCGGACATCGTAAAACCTGCCACCACCATTGACAGCTAAGTATTCCATCAGCTTAATATCGGCATCAGAACCTAGAGCAATTGTCGATAAAGTAATGCCCCGAGTCCGGATTTTAGCCAATAATTCTTCATAATTTTGCGGTCCTTCCACCCCGTCACTTAAAAGAATAATGTGTTTATTGGAATTTCCTTCGGTAAATAGTGTTACAGCTTTTACTAAGGCTTAGTGCCAATTTATCTTTTTCTCCTAAGATATCTAAAGCAGAAACCCCTGCATTTTTTGCCATATTGAGCTTTTCCCCATCCATACTACCGGAACGGTCAATAACTAAAACAAGTTCAATCCCCGGAAGTTGCTGCTGACTTTCTACTTCCATTGTCACCGGCAAAATTTCCTCTAAGGGACTGTCTCCATAATGCCCCATCCCAAAGGAGTTTTTTCCTCCAATGGCCACAAAACCTCCACCGATAATTTCAACATAGGCTTTGAGATTATTGAGGCTACTTTCTGATAAAAGGTATTTAGGAACATCTACAAAAAATATCCCTTTATAATCCAATAACCCTTCTAAAGTTTTAGGGAAATCCTCCCCTTTAATTAAAGTAACATCGATGCCATTTTCTTTAAAAACATGGTAAAGGGCAGTCCCTATTTCTTTCCGGCCTTCCACCACCAACACTTTAGGAGGTGAGTCCACAAAGGTAATGGCTTCACTCCTGTTATTCTCTAAAAGGGTATCATTTTTTCCTTGAAAAACAGCCTTAACCCTCTGAAAACCAGCTCCTATAATGGCTACAGGAAAAACTAAAGTTTGTCTTCCTTTAGATATTTTAACCCCCTCTTTATAAATCACCTTATTTTCCCAAAAAAGTGTCAACTCCCCTTCGGTATCTACAGTACTTTCCAGTTCCACTTCCACTAAAACCTGTTGACCTTTATAGGTATTGGCAGGAATATTTATACCCTTAACTGCCACTTCATTTCCTATTTTAAGTTGTAAAGGATATACATCTACAGGAATATTGTTGCCTTGCAACATTTTGCCAAAGGCTAAACTGTCTCCGATATTTTCATAACCATCACTTATTAAGACAATCCTGCCATTGACATCACCGGGCAGCAGCCCTGCGGCAACTTTCAATGCCCCTTCAATATTGGTAAATTCTTTTTCAACATCTACCTGCCAATTTATGGGGGTTAATTTAGAAAAAGGGCGAACTAACTGGGTATCTTTACCAAAGACCAGTACCGCCATCTTATCATTTTTACCCATAAACCGACTACTTTCTTCTATCCATTGGGTATAATCTTCTCCATGGACTGTGCTGTAGGATAAATCAGCTAAAAAAACTACCCATTGCCCATCGATACTTTTAACTAAAGAAGGTCCTGCTAAAGATATAATTAAAAAAAGGAAGGTCAAAGTCCGGAGCATATACATTGCTCTAGTTAAAAATTGGTCAGATTTATTTTTTAAAAAATACCACCAGGTATAGGCCAATATCGGTATAGATAAGAGTAAATAATAGGGTTTGGAAAAACTAAAAAACATAATGCTGCACCCACCATTCTAATAACAAAAGTATTAGTGCCAAAATAAGTAATAATGGAGTAAGGTTAAAATTGCCTTTGACACTTCCCCCCACAACTTCTTTCCCTTGAAAAGTAATAGTGGGATTGTATTGTAAACTTCCAGTAACCCTAGGATGGTTCAGGGGTAATAACACTTCTTTATCTTCCCAAATCAGTCTATAAACCCCTATTTCCTTTAATTGTGAACCTATCTGGGGAAAATCTCCGGTATAGCTAAATTCTTCTCCATGGGGAGTAATAACCAAAAGCTCCTTTGTACCTAAAGGGGGGCTGTAAATAGGATAATGGTGTAATTTGAAATTACTTACCGATATTTGGGGTTTTAAAAAATAATCGGTAATATTGAGGAGTAATATTGGGAAAGCTGGTCGGAGGTGCAAGTCCCCCCCTTGCAAAGGAAAACCAAAAATTATCGCAATGTAGCGGGAAAACTCCATTTCCACCCCTATTTTACCTTGGTCACTACTAATTAATTCTTTACCCTCTGATAAAATTTTGCTGTAATAAATATTTACATCGGTCAAATCGACGAAGTTTAACAAAGGACTGCTTTTAGAAAAAATGTAGTTAATTTTTTGAGGTTTAGTTAAAGGGAAATGGCCATTGGGATATGGTGGATCAAAAATCAACATCGCCCCTTGGGGAAGTTCCTCTGGCAAAAAACCATCAAAGACATAGATATCATAACCGGTAAGGAGGCCTTTGCTAAATTTATCGGGAGAAATCTTACTTATTTTTAAATTGGGATTTATTAACAAAGCTTTTTCTAAAAAGGGATTGCCCTTTGTCACTAAAAGTACTTTCCCTTCTTCCCCTTTTTCCTCCACTCCAAAGT
It includes:
- a CDS encoding D-alanine--D-alanine ligase family protein, with translation MKNVAVIFGGRSGEHEVSLQSAKYIMDMIDKEIYNVIPIGITKDGQWFTGPNVREGLLQGEVFGHPLSIRLFGKDRGFMVKKDDGWQELAIDVVFPCIHGSYGEDGCLQGLLEILNIPYVGSGVLGSAVGMDKGMMKTIFTQKGLPVGPYITFNKYQWEREKDLLFEQIESFGYPLFIKPANLGSSVGITKAKNSEDLLRGVELALQYDLKIVVEKGLIARELECSVLGNNELFVSTVGEIIPGNEFYDYNAKYIDDNSQIIIPAKISSEVEKEIQRLAKAAFRALDCCGLARVDFFYDHQGNIWLNEINTLPGFTRISMYPKLIEASGIKGKELVMELIRLALERKEELDKLRRDF
- a CDS encoding DMT family transporter; the encoded protein is MIFITIIWGTTFAVLKTALESLSPFSLIAVRFTMATLLGFLIFWKEIKGINKGEIKGGIILGLLLAGGLIFQITGLKYTTAAKGAFLTGLAVIFVPFFDSLVGIKVKRKTIFAVFFAILGTALLSFERDLPYGINYGDFLVLLCALCFAGYIFVLDKIANKGNTYCYTVVQVVVVGVIGWVLALIFDGPPKIGNFTVVLELFYLALFATILSTVLQTIGQKKVSGQRAAIIFTLEPVFGAIFAYLLIGERLTLQQLIGSIVIFTAILYNEVNGELLKLIKKGVFSDR
- a CDS encoding HDIG domain-containing metalloprotein — its product is MKKLIKSKVNLKTNSYLEEYQECISDLIDHEMVKSMVNFIQHGDTNCLEHSLEVSYISFLVCKKLGFDSRAAARGGLLHDFFLYDWHKEKPYNGLHGFVHPNIALDNANKYFKLNDKEKDIIKKHMWPLTIKLPKYKETFVVVFVDKYCAVLESVQYFKSLYQLYIKKEPV
- a CDS encoding putative ABC transporter permease, whose translation is MGWFSHYLLLFTVYSFLGWVLETVFASVKKGRFINRGFLNGFFCPIYGFGAISILYCSRWISSNFTDPLISLLLSVFFATVLVTILEFITGFALEKLFNSKWWDYSDNYLNLMGYVCLKYSLLWGILAYLLIKVVHPIISQALLSLPLSMKDYIAIFILLYFLIDTTVSVIAVLDLRKVIVNYSKTSLNKYSEKIIRYKRFFMAFPKLLNINSGILNRDVRSILNEKVDKIKGELKNKFLS
- a CDS encoding TetR/AcrR family transcriptional regulator, whose amino-acid sequence is MTIENDKLNQSEKILLAAFKCLSSRGYANVSMRDIADEAGVVLSQLTYYFKNKEGLFKEVVKMMTNKYLQEIEESLKREKTPKGRILSLTKYFKKLLNHNPELFKLLYDFTGLALWSPAFSKLLRELFKELSNMIEKYIINNLQIKEIKGYSPKALSKLILGAVLGTAIQEILDNGDNPGETLNAVGILFE
- a CDS encoding aminopeptidase produces the protein MADIRLRKLANLLVEYSTGVKKGEKVYISAEAVAIPFIAEVARAAIKKGAYVEYNVNIPEIAETLLKEGSEEQLLKPSDSFKLVVDNADVFITAWGTENTRVNSNIDPKKIQTKVRGNSELRKIFSEKMGKGEIRWCGTQFPTHADAQEANMSLREYEDFVYGAGLLDAEDPIAQWKEISAQQQRWVEYLNGKKELHILAPNTDIKVKIGGRKWINCDGRVNFPDGEIFTSPVEDGIDGYITFSFPGIYAGKEIENIYLEVEKGKVVKATASKGEDLLHALLDTDQGSRYFGEVAIGTNYGIQKFTKNMLFDEKIGGTIHMAIGDSMPEAGGQNRSAIHWDMLCDMRSGGKIYADGELFYENGKFLEEVLKK
- a CDS encoding vWA domain-containing protein, with product MFFSFSKPYYLLLSIPILAYTWWYFLKNKSDQFLTRAMYMLRTLTFLFLIISLAGPSLVKSIDGQWVVFLADLSYSTVHGEDYTQWIEESSRFMGKNDKMAVLVFGKDTQLVRPFSKLTPINWQVDVEKEFTNIEGALKVAAGLLPGDVNGRIVLISDGYENIGDSLAFGKMLQGNNIPVDVYPLQLKIGNEVAVKGINIPANTYKGQQVLVEVELESTVDTEGELTLFWENKVIYKEGVKISKGRQTLVFPVAIIGAGFQRVKAVFQGKNDTLLENNRSEAITFVDSPPKVLVVEGRKEIGTALYHVFKENGIDVTLIKGEDFPKTLEGLLDYKGIFFVDVPKYLLSESSLNNLKAYVEIIGGGFVAIGGKNSFGMGHYGDSPLEEILPVTMEVESQQQLPGIELVLVIDRSGSMDGEKLNMAKNAGVSALDILGEKDKLALSLSKSCNTIYRRKFQ
- a CDS encoding vWA domain-containing protein produces the protein MAFLTPLGLVALLALPVIILLYLVKRKRNIFTVPSVFLWEKLDRPSHSHFNVNKLLKNLLLYLQLLVALLLALSIATPVISGLGKEEGNIIVILDTSVSMAVRSEDKSRLEEGVEKLKRLIDGKGKNSYMAIISGGEFLTGLTKDKEQLYQSLEKVKIKGETFNLEENFLLAQSLGETLDNVEVFLISDGNFAELDYINLPFTYLPVGKGSVQNLYLNNMIIEEGRLLLQVGNNGEKDLATYINIYNSEGERVGRRKVEIKEGTSLDLIWRNLPPSPWYMGEIELKDDFLEDNLYFGVEEKGEEGKVLLVTKGNPFLEKALLINPNLKISKISPDKFSKGLLTGYDIYVFDGFLPEELPQGAMLIFDPPYPNGHFPLTKPQKINYIFSKSSPLLNFVDLTDVNIYYSKILSEGKELISSDQGKIGVEMEFSRYIAIIFGFPLQGGDLHLRPAFPILLLNITDYFLKPQISVSNFKLHHYPIYSPPLGTKELLVITPHGEEFSYTGDFPQIGSQLKEIGVYRLIWEDKEVLLPLNHPRVTGSLQYNPTITFQGKEVVGGSVKGNFNLTPLLLILALILLLLEWWVQHYVF